The Salvia miltiorrhiza cultivar Shanhuang (shh) chromosome 1, IMPLAD_Smil_shh, whole genome shotgun sequence genome has a window encoding:
- the LOC130994499 gene encoding uncharacterized protein LOC130994499 yields MATTLYMINHLMLKNSLSTNYSLYYLTKRLNDRVYSKNLLADDNDLLQLLVSQPHFSEIYVVEDVSSGGVYVPSFDLPQSSAYGGESNAIFEGGDGLEAIQRYAYLDLSAGDSPAQEIVEPSITWDEEYVPSSEVETDTSASEDLSEPENLRRAGIEYAGWQNLQINDDDDEQGKEYSVTKSDNRRIYFKCKHSDKCPFKLSASSQDGSIWGVYKFTNEHLCDGDLGRAIQLELQCEFGVHIKHDVALRARNRAIEMVYGRHDQSFEMLPKYLYMLRQSNPGSLVEWEVDPDGRFKHLFVALVASASCFMFNLRPVIVVDGTHLKGKNRGILFVAVTKDDNESLFPLAYDVGPKENDESWMYFMSRI; encoded by the exons ATGGCTACTACGTTGTACATGATAAATCACCTGATGTTGAagaattcattgagcactaattacagcttgtattatttgacgaagagATTAAATGATAGGGTCTACAGTAAAAATCTCCTTgccgatgacaatgatttgcttcagttgtTGGTGTCCCAGCCACATTTTTCTGAGATTTATGTTGTCGAAGACGTGTCTAGTGGAGGAGTGTATGTTCCTTCAttcgatctccctcaatcttccGCATATGGAGGTGAATCTAATGCAATATTCGAAGGTGGggacggattggaagcaatccaaagatatgcttatttagacTTATCAGCCGGAGATTCACCAGCGCAAGAAATTGTTGAACCGTCGATCACTTGGG ATGAAGAATATGTTCCATCGTCTGAAGTCGAGACTGATACAAGCGCCTCTGAAGACTTATCAGAACCAGAGAACTTGAGAAGGGCGGGGATTGAATATGCAGGTTGGCAGAATTTGCAGATcaatgacgatgatgatgaacag gGCAAGGAATATTCTGTCACCAAATCAGACAATAGACGAATTTACTTCAAATGCAAGCATTCAGATAAGTGCCCCTTCAAGCTCAGTGCATCGTCTCAAGATGGATCCATTTGGGGTGTGTATAAGTTCACCAATGAGCACTTATGCGACGGTGATCTAGGGCGC GCCATCCAGCTGGAGCTGCAATGTGAGTTTGGTGTACACATCAAGCACGATGTTGCATTGCGAGCCCGTAATCGTGCGATTGAGATGGTTTATGGTCGACATGATCAATCCTTCGAGATGCTGCCTAAGTATTTATACATGTTAAGACAATCCAATCCCGGTTCGTTGGTGGAGTGGGAAGTTGACCCTGATggccgattcaaacacttatttgTTGCTCTTGTAGCTTCGGCTAGTTGTTTCATGTTCAACTTACGGCCAGTGATTGTAGTCgacggcacacacttgaagggcaaGAATAGGGGTATTCTGTTTGTTGCAGTGACCAAGGACGACAACGAGAGTTTATTCCCACTCGCGTATGATGTTGGCCCGAAAGAGAACGATGAATCGTGGATGTATTTCATGTCGCGCATTTGA
- the LOC130994432 gene encoding uncharacterized protein LOC130994432, with the protein MATTLYMINHLMLKNSLSTNYSLYYLTKRLNDRVYSKNLLADDNDLLQLLVSQPHFSEIYVVEDVSSGGVYVPSFDLPQSSAYGGESNAIFEGGDGLEAIQRYAYLDLSAGDSPAQEIVEPSITWDEEYVPSSEVETDTSASEDLSEPENLRRAGIEYAGWQNLQINDDDDEQGKEYSVTKSDNRRIYFKCKHSDKCPFKLSASSQDGSIWGVYKFTNEHLCDGDLGRAIQLELQCEFGVHIKHDVALRARNRAIEMVYGRHDQSFEMLPKYLYMLRQSNPGSLVEWEVDPDGRFKHLFVALVASASCFMFNLRPVIVVDGTHLKGKNRGILFVAVTKDDNESLFPLAYDVGPKENDESWMYFMSRI; encoded by the exons ATGGCTACTACGTTGTACATGATAAATCACCTGATGTTGAagaattcattgagcactaattacagcttgtattatttgacgaagagATTAAATGATAGGGTCTACAGTAAAAATCTCCTTgccgatgacaatgatttgcttcagttgtTGGTGTCCCAGCCACATTTTTCTGAGATTTATGTTGTCGAAGACGTGTCTAGTGGAGGAGTGTATGTTCCTTCAttcgatctccctcaatcttccGCATATGGAGGTGAATCTAATGCAATATTCGAAGGTGGggacggattggaagcaatccaaagatatgcttatttagacTTATCAGCCGGAGATTCACCAGCGCAAGAAATTGTTGAACCGTCGATCACTTGGG ATGAAGAATATGTTCCATCGTCTGAAGTCGAGACTGATACAAGCGCCTCTGAAGACTTATCAGAACCAGAGAACTTGAGAAGGGCGGGGATTGAATATGCAGGTTGGCAGAATTTGCAGATcaatgacgatgatgatgaacag gGCAAGGAATATTCTGTCACCAAATCAGACAATAGACGAATTTACTTCAAATGCAAGCATTCAGATAAGTGCCCCTTCAAGCTCAGTGCATCGTCTCAAGATGGATCCATTTGGGGTGTGTATAAGTTCACCAATGAGCACTTATGCGACGGTGATCTAGGGCGC GCCATCCAGCTGGAGCTGCAATGTGAGTTTGGTGTACACATCAAGCACGATGTTGCATTGCGAGCCCGTAATCGTGCGATTGAGATGGTTTATGGTCGACATGATCAATCCTTCGAGATGCTGCCTAAGTATTTATACATGTTAAGACAATCCAATCCCGGTTCGTTGGTGGAGTGGGAAGTTGACCCTGATggccgattcaaacacttatttgTTGCTCTTGTAGCTTCGGCTAGTTGTTTCATGTTCAACTTACGACCAGTGATTGTAGTCgacggcacacacttgaagggcaaGAATAGGGGTATTCTGTTTGTTGCAGTGACCAAGGACGACAACGAGAGTTTATTCCCACTCGCGTATGATGTTGGCCCGAAAGAGAACGATGAATCGTGGATGTATTTCATGTCGCGCATTTGA